TCACCTCTCAGGggtctcagtttcatcatcagcaAGGTGGTAGGTGCAGAGGTAGACTGGAAGGATTTCTAAGGTCTTTCCTAGCACACATTGCTCTAGGCCCCTTCTCTGCCGTACCTCAAAGTTCATTGAAATGGGGGGTCGAGCCCATTTCTTCTTGTCGTTGGTGGGCAGCAGCTCAATCTCAGCGCTGATTTGCGATTCCTTCATGCCTGCCATGCGCTTGATCCTGGAAACACAGGGTCAACAGGCAGCACGGGCCCCTAGTAGCTAAGAAAAGCTTCAAGGGGGGTTGATGCCCCTTTAAGGAGGTTGTGGGGGGAAAAGAACCCAGAAGCTCAGGGGAGGTGCCAGGGCAAGGCAAGGTGCTGAGGACTCTGATAACCTCTTGCTATGAAACCTTGGGTCTGTTATTCCTTTAGCACTGCGGGCTGCATGCAGTTTCTGCTTAGACACATGGCCAAGCTATCCCTTGCTCTCTACTTCACAGAGGTACAAGGGCAAATGGGGAAACATTAAAGAATCATGACAAAGCATGCATGCAGGTACCCCAGTGCAGGCATGTGCACAACTGCACAGAGGTACAATGGATGAGAACACAACCGGGGCTCCAGGAGAAGCAGTCACCCCCACTcgcccaatacacacacacacacacacacacacacacacgtgcgcgcaCAAAAGGTGACACTTAACAAGAGGGTACACGAAGGTTTCTTGAGCCCTATTGTGCCCTCATGAAGGAAAGACTCACTTCCACACGATGGCGTTCTCACTGGCCTTATACTTGGCCTTCCCCTTCATGCAGATTACCTGCACCCCACTAGTGTTCAGTGGGGTTGGGATCCGCACCTGGAAGTGACACACATGTCAGGGAGCTCTGTTGAATCCTGACATCACCTGCCTTTATTCTTAGAGACAAGTGCTTCCTCCTCCCTAAGCCCCTTATCCTCACCTCAATCTTCTGAGCCAGTAGTGAGGGTTTGAAGTTGGACTTAATGACCACCTTGACCTCCAACTTGGTGCGTCCCACTTCCCGAACTAGTGGGATCACGCGAAAAGGAAGGATGATGTCCTTGGTGGTGCGATACCTTCAGGGGTGTGACAGCTTTAGGTTGGCACAGCAGAGCCTGTCCTCCCCCCTCTCCCCGCTCTCTGCCAATAGCAACCCCTGCTCCTCACACCCCATTGGCACCTCATGAGTTCAAATTCTCCATCTGGTGGGATAAAGCTGATGCTGCGTTCAGAATCAAACTTGCTGAGTCGCACACACTGGTGGAAGGTGCAGTCATCAATGGCAATTGATTGCTTCCCGCTGCAAGCAGGGATAGAAGGTCTTGTTGGTATACAAGGATGGCAGCAGTGAGTCGGGCTGGGAGACTACCCCACCCACAAAGGCTGCAACAGCCTGGACAAGGCTTGCACTGTAACCTATGGAAAGCTGCCAGAATGCAGGTTTCTCACTTGGGGGTCCCTTTCCTAGAGTTACGGATGAGTGGAAGCTTTGCAAACTCATTATTTTTGAGAGTTTTGCTGTGTGGAACACAAAAGTTTCAGGCACACTGGGCAGAGGCCATCAGTATGTACGAAGAATCTTGGTCCTTGGGACCAAAAAAAGGGGCTTACTCTGAGTAGGGTGAGGACAACCCCCTCATCTCTTCAACACAGATACTAAGAGCAACCAGCCAAGCACACCCTTGGGAAGTAAGAGTTTGCATTACTGCAGACATGCAATCTAGAAGGAACCTGTGATTCACCAGGCTCTGCTCAGCCGTCCAAGGTCCACCCTCTCCCACCAGCTACCCTGCTTCGGGCACCTCTTGCTTGTTTCATCAGCTgtgcctttgccttgcttctcaATGACGATCTTGTCATTCATTCCAAACTTGCACTCAGGCATGCCACTCAGATAGCTCTTCATCACTACCCGGCCTGACACATGGGCGCTCAGGACCTGCcctggtgatggacagataaCCAGAAGCAGCTGAGTCAGGACCAATATCCTGCCCTGGCTCCCCTCCAGCTTCATCACGCGAGGGCCCTCACCTTGCGGGGACATGAGGAGGTTCACACTCTCCAGCACATCCAGGAAGAGCTCATTCCGGCGATACTTGATGCCCTCCCGCCGCCAGCCAATCTGCCCTGTCACCTGGCTGGTGATCTGAGACTGCTCTTCTTTTGTCTACATGGggcacagagacaaacaacaaggCCTCACTCCTCACCCCCTTCAATTCTCTTATCTCCATCCCCACTCCACCCTCATCCCCTCAGCCTTCTAGTCCACACCGTGTGACCCATCTTCCCCCATGGGGCAGGGCCTGGAGAAAACTGAGCAAAGCTGCAAGGGTGGAAGCTGAGGGAACAGCTTACCTGATGCTGGAGAACACAGAGCCAACACGGTGCCCACAGGAAGCAGCAGATGAGTGCAGATGTGAAGAGGCAGGCAGAAAAGAAGGAGAAGGCTATAAGGCCTGGATCCTAGAAGGGGGCCCAGGCTCTCTCCTCCTGAGGAACATCAAAGCCTCCAGAGCAGCCcacaccccactccccacaacaCAGAAGGAAACTGCTTGCACTGTATTCCCAGTAACAGAAACGCTGAGTTGGCAAGCTCCAGGGGTGGGAGAAGGCCACACAGAGCAGAACAGGCCTGCAGTCAGGGCAGAAGGCTCAGGCCAGCACTTCCTATCAGGGATGGGCTCATGTGTCAGCTCAGAAAAGGCTTGCGGGCCAGCCGGGGTGAAGGGCGGCTGGGCTCCACCTTGACTATAGCCTGGACAGTATGAGTACCTGGCTTTTGATCCCCTGCTGGGTGATGAAGGTTTTCAGTGCACCTGTCTCCGAGTTCTGTGGGTAGCCAAAATCTAGGATTTCTGCAAAAGGAAGGGATTCATCAGCTCCTAGAAAAAGCTGAAGGCTCCTACTTCTCATCCCCCCAGCCTGGATACATCTGGCCAGCATAGCTCTAAAAGACATTGTAGCATCATCTACAGCAAGGTTTTTCTAGCTTTGTAGCATTTACTCTAGAATATATGCTTTATAAGAAAACAGttaaaacattacatttttttcaaatagaaaaaaatcagaagagtcACATGGCCAGTGGGTAAGAAGTCCAGAAGCCCTAAGCCCTTAAAATACAGAGTGTTGATGTGGGAAGGTGGAAGGACTCCGTTCACTTAAATCATACCCTACAGAGGAAACAATACATCCAGAGGAACCTGCAATATCACATCCTAACCCAGGCTCTGAGGCAGCTCTTGATATGGAAAGCTGGTAGGACAGTCAGTGTAGTAAGGCCCAAACCACAAGGTTAAGAGAATGAAGTGTGCTTAACTGAACAGCAGGAGGACCAGCCACCAAAAGACCTTTCGGTCTTCCCCCACCTCTACTCGCTAGCCTATTTCTGTATTCACTTCAGATCAGTCTTTAGGTCTGGATTTGGACTGTCCTCCTCCTGGCTCAAAAGACCATATAGGAAACAAAGTTTAGAGGGCACTGGAGCGAGCCTCAGACCTACTCCCACCTCCAGGCCAGGCCCCACCAGGCTTTTTCCCACCCTGGACCCACTGCCCCACCAGTCTCACCGTCCAGCAGTTCATATATGAGCACAAAATTGTTCTTGATGTTCTCTTCGCTGATCTTGCCAAAGTAGGCAGCCATTACGTCACACATCTTATAGAGGAATTCGAAGACCATGGCAGCATTGACATTCTGCTTGGTGACAGCTGCCAGCCAGATGTTGGACCGTTTAACGTGGAAGAAACTGGTGCGAGCGATGTTGGTGACGGGGCTGCGCACCTGCTGCCGGGCGTGGATAACATTGACCCGAAAAGCGTCCACTGCATTCCTCCTGAGAGAAAAGAGGGCACAGAGGCTGCTCAGTACAGGCAAACCTCACTCCGTGGGGATCAACCACAGCTGCTAACAAATAGCCACCCTCCTCTCTGCTGAAGCCTGACACATACTCGAAAGCCAATGCCTTAACTGTCGGGCCAGTTTCTAAGATTCCTCCCAGCAGGGGCTCAAGAGAAGGGCCAGAGCCAGGCTGACATCTGGCCATGAGAGACAGGAAGTCAAGTGGCGATGACAGTAGGGCAGATAATAAAGTGAGGTCTATCGGATTTAGAGGAAATATGTTCCTGACTCCCATGCCTGGCTGCAGTTTCCCTGCTTCCACCTCTATAGCTTCTCAGTAAGCTCCAGGcccagaaaagagagagacactGCTGCTTCTCCAGTCATTCCACCAGCGGGGAAGGCTGAGTCCTCCAGAAGGTAGCAAAGCCAGCATGCCTTCAGAGAACGCTCTAATATACTAAGGGAAAAGccaaggggtcacagagctgggtcACCCATGCTTGTCCAGGATCTAATTCCAGGGCAAGTTCAGggatgaaaaaaagaatgaagagaacagTGATGGGGGGGCAGGGCCCCCCACCCACCTGTGCCTGGGCAGCAGCTTGACAGGCCGCTTACCTATTGCTACAGCAGCCAATGAGATGGGATGAGAGAAATGACGCCACCgagaagaggagagtgacagTAACGAGAGAGAGGGTTAGAGACACAACACACTGGGGTGGGCAGCACACACCATGCGGCGGAAGCAGATGGGCAACAGGCAAGGGGTGCAGAGCACAGCAAGGCATGCAAGACAGTGTGTGCCCTGGTAGGCTCAGCCAGGCCCTCCAGGGCCAGAGGAGGGGTGTGGATGGGTACAGGCATGCCAGGCATTGCCATGTCTCTAGCTCAtgccccaccaccacccaacAAACAGGCACAAAGGCCAGGCTATCCCCATTAGCCACGAAGCTGGGAGCCACTGTAGCAGGCCCATCTCTGACTGTCTAGTCTAAGCAATTCTAGGAAGAAAAACAGGGCAGCATGAACCAGAGGAACCTAATCTCATTAGAGCTCCTGAGGCTAGGACAAGTCCCCTCTGTCAGGGAAGGTCAGTGGCATGCAGGTGGGGCAGAGTAAGTGAGGCTATGTCTCCTCGTAGAGGTCTGACGACACAGACAAGGAGCTGTTCCTGGTCTACTCTGATAGACCAGGAAAGCAGCACAGCCTCCCTGCTCATCCCTTGGTGACCCAGAGAATGCCTCAGGCTTGCCCAGCACCTCTCTTCCTGGAGTGGCCCAGAGGAACTGAAAACAGCTGAGTCAGCAGCCTGACTCCTGAGAAAGGGAGTGGGAGAGGATTCAGCAGCCTGAAGAGGCTTTCAAGTCCAGTGAAGGCTCTCACCACAAGAAGGGCTTTTGAGAGCAAGACTTAGATTAGTACTGCCAGCCTGACCACTAATTCCACCCGCTAGAGACAGATCTCCCTTCTCAAAGGAGGGATCAACCCTTCAAGCAAAAGCACTCATCTCCAGCAACTAGGTCTGTCACTACAGGGAACAGGAGGCAGCAAGGGTAGGAGTTCCTAGGACTGTGGGGGTCCTGCCATTTCACAGGTCCCACTGAGTGGCCAGCAACTAGCTGCTTGGCCAATA
The DNA window shown above is from Bos indicus isolate NIAB-ARS_2022 breed Sahiwal x Tharparkar chromosome 1, NIAB-ARS_B.indTharparkar_mat_pri_1.0, whole genome shotgun sequence and carries:
- the AP2M1 gene encoding AP-2 complex subunit mu, giving the protein MIGGLFIYNHKGEVLISRVYRDDIGRNAVDAFRVNVIHARQQVRSPVTNIARTSFFHVKRSNIWLAAVTKQNVNAAMVFEFLYKMCDVMAAYFGKISEENIKNNFVLIYELLDEILDFGYPQNSETGALKTFITQQGIKSQTKEEQSQITSQVTGQIGWRREGIKYRRNELFLDVLESVNLLMSPQGQVLSAHVSGRVVMKSYLSGMPECKFGMNDKIVIEKQGKGTADETSKSGKQSIAIDDCTFHQCVRLSKFDSERSISFIPPDGEFELMRYRTTKDIILPFRVIPLVREVGRTKLEVKVVIKSNFKPSLLAQKIEVRIPTPLNTSGVQVICMKGKAKYKASENAIVWKIKRMAGMKESQISAEIELLPTNDKKKWARPPISMNFEVPFAPSGLKVRYLKVFEPKLNYSDHDVIKWVRYIGRSGIYETRC